From Bacteroidia bacterium, the proteins below share one genomic window:
- a CDS encoding group I intron-associated PD-(D/E)XK endonuclease: protein MSNTFRHNAGFGKRMEYYVISKMLEQGLDVYIPLIDDFAIDAVIRKKDGSFIEVQIKARSKDVKFGDAALFAAITHEHRENYYFVFYSHRLDKMWILSSEDFINEAVQNKTGKNQGKRSIWFNGKKTKNQTEHAYPRFDKYLCDNFDIFK, encoded by the coding sequence ATGAGCAACACTTTTAGACATAATGCAGGTTTTGGGAAACGAATGGAATATTACGTTATCAGTAAAATGCTTGAACAAGGACTTGACGTTTACATTCCTTTAATTGACGACTTTGCTATTGACGCTGTTATTAGAAAAAAAGACGGCTCATTCATAGAAGTCCAGATAAAAGCTCGTTCAAAAGACGTGAAATTTGGTGATGCAGCTTTGTTTGCTGCAATTACTCACGAACACAGAGAAAACTACTATTTTGTATTTTACTCTCACAGATTGGACAAAATGTGGATTTTATCTTCAGAAGATTTTATTAATGAAGCCGTACAAAACAAAACAGGAAAAAATCAGGGAAAACGCTCAATATGGTTCAACGGAAAAAAAACAAAAAATCAAACTGAACACGCATATCCTCGTTTTGACAAATACCTTTGTGATAACTTTGACATTTTTAAATAG